The Streptomyces laurentii genome contains a region encoding:
- a CDS encoding transposase IS4 family protein (DDE superfamily endonuclease; cl15789;~identified by MetaGeneAnnotator; putative;~transposase (IS4 family) [Streptomyces sp. SPB78]) yields MNVRVIADPAGRLIWASDALPGATHDLTAARTHGIPAADGVKCWADKAYQGAGAAVRVPFRGKNLRGWRRRHNRDHAKIRSLGERAMAILKCWRLLRKLRCSTTRITAVVRAVVALELAS; encoded by the coding sequence ATGAACGTGCGGGTCATCGCCGATCCGGCCGGGCGTTTGATCTGGGCATCGGACGCGCTGCCGGGGGCCACGCACGACCTGACCGCGGCCCGGACCCACGGCATTCCCGCCGCTGACGGCGTCAAGTGCTGGGCGGACAAGGCCTACCAAGGTGCGGGTGCTGCCGTCCGCGTCCCGTTCCGGGGCAAGAACCTTCGCGGCTGGCGCCGGCGTCACAACCGGGACCACGCCAAGATCCGCAGCCTCGGCGAACGCGCCATGGCGATCCTCAAGTGCTGGCGACTCCTGCGGAAGCTCCGCTGCAGCACCACCCGAATCACCGCGGTCGTCCGAGCCGTCGTCGCCCTCGAACTCGCCAGCTGA